In a single window of the Streptomyces sp. HUAS ZL42 genome:
- a CDS encoding APC family permease, whose protein sequence is MTRPDGPGARPLRRTLTTPKIVFLVVAAAAPMGGVVGSVPLAYAIGNGAGTPAAFVLAGLTLLCFSVGYAAMSRRIVDTGGFYTYIERGLGRPLAVAGGLVAVAAYSAAVAGVAGAFGYFAELVAASHGLHVSWAVWTASGIALTAFMGYRRIDLSARLLAVLMIAEVAVLLLLGAAIVARRGADALPATSFSPDTVFTPGLGVALMFALISYVGFEAAALYGEESRTPRRSVPVATYTSVLLITAFFALMSWVGVGGVGTDRLTRAAETELGDLFFNLSDDYLGGAVTTVMQILLCTSLFGALLGLHTAANRYLYALGREGVLPAALARTHPRHASPYLACVTQTAMTAAVCAAFGLAGGHPYTNLATTMLAFGTVGIVALQAVVSLSVVAFFRADPERHWWRTTVAPLLAAAGLVGTLVLLLSKFALVTGSSSPLVNRLPWLLVVLALVGFLHGRRLAARRTGPPPASEPHDRSVRHLSGHPEH, encoded by the coding sequence ATGACGCGCCCGGACGGCCCCGGGGCGCGGCCGCTGCGGCGGACCCTGACGACGCCGAAGATCGTCTTCCTGGTCGTCGCGGCGGCCGCGCCGATGGGCGGCGTGGTGGGATCCGTCCCGCTCGCCTACGCCATCGGCAACGGCGCCGGCACACCGGCCGCCTTCGTACTGGCCGGGCTGACGCTGCTGTGCTTCTCGGTCGGGTACGCCGCCATGAGCCGCAGGATCGTCGACACCGGCGGTTTCTACACGTACATCGAACGCGGGCTGGGCCGTCCGCTCGCCGTGGCGGGCGGGCTGGTCGCGGTGGCGGCCTACAGCGCGGCGGTGGCCGGCGTCGCGGGCGCCTTCGGCTACTTCGCCGAACTGGTGGCGGCGTCCCACGGGTTGCACGTGTCCTGGGCGGTGTGGACGGCCTCGGGCATCGCCCTGACGGCCTTCATGGGATACCGGCGCATCGACCTCAGCGCCAGGCTGCTCGCGGTCCTCATGATCGCCGAGGTCGCCGTGCTGCTGCTGCTCGGCGCCGCCATCGTCGCGCGGCGTGGCGCGGACGCCCTGCCGGCCACGTCCTTCAGCCCGGACACGGTCTTCACGCCGGGACTCGGGGTGGCGCTGATGTTCGCCCTGATCTCGTACGTCGGGTTCGAGGCCGCGGCGCTGTACGGCGAGGAGAGCCGCACACCGCGGCGCAGCGTGCCCGTGGCGACGTACACCTCCGTCCTCCTCATCACCGCGTTCTTCGCCCTGATGAGCTGGGTGGGCGTCGGGGGAGTGGGCACCGACCGCCTCACCCGTGCCGCGGAGACCGAACTCGGTGACCTGTTCTTCAACCTCTCCGACGACTACCTCGGCGGCGCGGTCACCACGGTGATGCAGATCCTGTTGTGCACCAGCCTGTTCGGCGCCCTGCTCGGCCTGCACACCGCGGCCAACCGCTACCTGTACGCCCTCGGGCGCGAGGGGGTGCTGCCCGCCGCGCTGGCCCGGACCCATCCCCGTCACGCCTCCCCGTACCTCGCCTGCGTGACACAGACCGCCATGACGGCGGCGGTGTGCGCCGCCTTCGGGCTCGCCGGAGGCCATCCGTACACCAACCTCGCCACCACCATGCTGGCCTTCGGCACCGTGGGCATCGTCGCCCTCCAGGCCGTGGTGAGCCTGTCCGTGGTCGCCTTCTTCCGCGCCGATCCCGAGCGCCACTGGTGGCGGACGACCGTCGCGCCGCTGCTGGCCGCCGCCGGTCTGGTCGGCACGCTGGTCCTGCTGCTCTCCAAGTTCGCGCTGGTGACCGGTTCCTCGTCGCCGCTCGTCAACCGGCTGCCATGGCTCCTGGTGGTGCTCGCGCTCGTCGGCTTCCTGCACGGCCGCCGCCTCGCGGCGCGGCGCACGGGCCCTCCTCCTGCGAGCGAGCCGCACGACCGCTCCGTGCGTCACCTTTCCGGACACCCCGAGCACTGA
- a CDS encoding helix-turn-helix transcriptional regulator, which yields MDLMACIRRLAADDLDLSRVRVALDRLLRRAVGYDLAAISTVDPSTLLWTSCFVSGIDSEGSAAREDVIFEGEFRGSDVNGYAHLANAPVPVAGLHSATGGDITVAERYEPLLRGLGVCDEARVMLRARTGCWGSLTLYRTRPSPPFSQADLDVLADIVTPVADLLRLTLLRTALAASGGLPAPPGLLLVGPAGETVTMTDDARVWLEILDDRERLPSVVRAVAAAVRTGNGLARAALPSRDGRWVVLHGSAAGDRIAVIVEGARPAVISEVITQAYGLTAREREITELAAQGRSTRQMATRLGISPFTVQDHLKAVYTKAGVNSRGELVAALYNEHYAPRSAAGARPSPYGWYLDDTADSRGGAPSSCLSR from the coding sequence ATGGACCTCATGGCGTGCATCCGGCGGCTCGCGGCCGACGACCTGGATCTCTCGCGGGTACGGGTCGCGCTCGACCGGCTGCTGCGCAGGGCCGTCGGCTACGACCTCGCCGCCATTTCCACCGTCGACCCGTCCACCCTGCTGTGGACGAGTTGCTTCGTCAGCGGCATCGACTCCGAAGGGTCCGCCGCGCGGGAAGACGTGATCTTCGAGGGCGAGTTCCGCGGGTCCGACGTCAACGGCTACGCACACCTGGCCAACGCGCCCGTTCCCGTCGCGGGCCTGCACTCCGCGACCGGGGGCGACATCACCGTGGCCGAGCGGTACGAGCCCCTGCTGAGGGGCCTCGGCGTCTGCGACGAGGCCCGCGTCATGTTGCGGGCCAGGACCGGCTGCTGGGGCTCGCTCACCCTGTACCGCACCAGGCCCTCACCGCCGTTCTCCCAGGCCGACCTGGACGTCCTCGCCGACATAGTCACCCCGGTCGCCGACCTGCTCCGCCTCACCCTGCTCCGTACCGCACTCGCCGCGTCGGGCGGCCTGCCGGCGCCGCCGGGGCTGTTGTTGGTCGGGCCGGCCGGTGAGACCGTCACCATGACCGACGACGCCCGTGTGTGGCTGGAGATCCTCGACGACCGGGAGCGGTTGCCCAGCGTGGTCCGCGCCGTGGCCGCGGCCGTACGCACCGGCAACGGCCTGGCCCGGGCCGCCCTGCCGAGCCGCGACGGGAGATGGGTCGTCCTGCACGGCTCGGCCGCGGGCGACCGGATCGCCGTCATCGTCGAGGGCGCCCGGCCTGCCGTGATCAGCGAGGTGATCACCCAGGCGTACGGGCTGACGGCCCGGGAACGCGAGATCACCGAACTCGCGGCCCAGGGCCGCAGCACCCGGCAGATGGCCACCCGGTTGGGGATCTCGCCCTTCACGGTCCAGGACCACCTCAAGGCCGTATACACCAAGGCAGGGGTCAACAGCAGGGGCGAACTCGTCGCGGCGCTCTACAACGAGCACTACGCGCCGCGCTCCGCCGCCGGCGCCCGGCCGAGCCCGTACGGCTGGTACCTCGACGACACCGCCGACTCCCGCGGCGGCGCCCCCTCGTCGTGCCTCAGCCGATGA
- a CDS encoding ester cyclase, with amino-acid sequence MNTTTGSAKAAETAERNIHTMRRIYEEAFGEGKLDILDECFAPDIVNHTAPEPYRVGIEPVRGLIEMLRTAFPDARTEIEHMVADGDAVVMRNWYAGTHQGPFMGHEPTGRPFRFRQMHWMRFDDEGRVAEHWGVRDDMAHLRQLGVIG; translated from the coding sequence ATGAACACAACGACTGGATCCGCAAAGGCCGCCGAGACCGCGGAGCGGAACATCCACACCATGCGCCGGATATACGAAGAGGCCTTCGGGGAGGGGAAGTTGGACATCCTCGACGAGTGCTTCGCGCCCGACATCGTCAACCACACCGCACCGGAGCCGTACCGCGTGGGCATCGAGCCCGTGCGGGGGCTGATCGAGATGCTGCGTACGGCTTTCCCCGACGCACGCACCGAGATCGAGCACATGGTCGCGGACGGCGATGCCGTCGTGATGCGCAACTGGTACGCCGGCACCCATCAGGGCCCGTTCATGGGCCATGAGCCGACCGGGCGGCCCTTCCGGTTCCGCCAGATGCACTGGATGCGCTTCGACGACGAGGGTCGGGTGGCCGAACACTGGGGTGTCCGCGACGACATGGCCCACCTTCGGCAACTCGGCGTCATCGGCTGA